In the genome of Pseudorca crassidens isolate mPseCra1 chromosome 14, mPseCra1.hap1, whole genome shotgun sequence, one region contains:
- the FAM110C gene encoding protein FAM110C — protein MRALPALDAPPSERLLSRDSGAPRAQDPAGPTRRSAVERLAADRSKYVRGPPGAGPGPACEGSGPGASEGQAGDPRPPARVPGAVARRAIARKPLRPDSLVIYRQKCEFVRGSGADSPRGGLVKKLFPGPGKDKTPGSPGTSRVGEEGGAGAQEAAPTEPGPVVAPAVPGPSAPPAPAPPVRAPSRVPAAPRGPELLGARHRGLQRSQSDLSSRYSASLAEFDTFFQYCGLEPEVVEAIGRENFSAGSDVVALKVRSVSVATSDSGFSRHSGGDEGLQEEELTEQVPSTTSVVERNARIIKWLYTCKKAKETPGQGLQGPA, from the coding sequence ATGCGCGCCCTGCCAGCCCTGGACGCGCCCCCGAGCGAGCGCCTCCTGTCCCGGGACTCCGGGGCCCCCCGGGCCCAGGACCCGGCGGGGCCGACGCGCAGGAGCGCGGTGGAAAGGCTGGCAGCCGACCGCTCCAAGTACGTGCGGGGCCCGCCGGGAGCCGGCCCAGGCCCGGCTTGCGAGGGCAGCGGCCCCGGGGCGAGCGAAGGGCAGGCGGGCGACCCTCGGCCCCCGGCGCGCGTCCCCGGTGCGGTGGCGCGCAGGGCCATAGCGCGGAAGCCGCTGAGGCCGGACTCGCTGGTTATCTACCGACAGAAATGCGAGTTCGTCCGAGGGTCGGGAGCCGACAGCCCCAGGGGAGGCCTGGTGAAGAAGCTCTTCCCGGGGCCGGGCAAGGACAAGACGCCGGGGTCCCCCGGCACGTCCCGGGTGGGAGAggagggcggggccggggccCAGGAGGCCGCCCCGACCGAACCCGGCCCCGTCGTGGCTCCCGCGGTGCCAGGGCCCTCCGCGCCCCCGGCTCCCGCCCCGCCGGTCAGGGCGCCCTCCAGAGTTCCGGCTGCGCCCCGGGGTCCGGAGCTGCTCGGGGCGAGGCACCGGGGGCTGCAGCGTTCGCAGTCCGACCTCAGCTCGCGCTACTCCGCGTCCTTGGCCGAATTTGACACCTTCTTCCAGTACTGCGGCCTGGAGCCCGAGGTGGTGGAGGCGATCGGGCGGGAGAACTTCTCCGCCGGGTCGGACGTCGTCGCCCTCAAGGTCCGCAGCGTGAGCGTCGCCACCTCCGACAGCGGCTTCTCCCGGCACAGCGGCGGCGACGAGGGGCTGCAGGAAGAAGAGCTCACGGAGCAGGTGCCCAGCACCACCTCGGTGGTCGAGAGGAACGCCCGCATCATCAAGTGGCTGTACACCTGTAAGAAGGCCAAGGAGACCCCCGGCCAGGGGCTGCAGGGCCCGGCGTGA